The nucleotide sequence TCGAATGTactatttttcacaaaatctCACGAGCGCCTTCCGTCTAGCCTCTGTCGTACCATCATAGATCCCATCACTCACCAACCTGTCCAGCCTTGTGATCTCCTCCTCAAACTGCTGGAGTTTCTTATCCATGTCCCTGAAGTTTTCCTGGTGCCATTTTCGCAGTGGAACTGTTAGCGCTCTCAGTTTACATGTGAATTGGGCCTCTCCCAAATTTCTCCATTCATTCTTCACCATTCACAGAAAGTCCTCATGCGTGAACCAAGCATCCAGACTTCTGAATGGTCTAGGGCCCCCGCCTAACCTTGTACCTTCCAAAATCAATGGGTAATGATCTGACAACCCCCTTGGGCCCCCTTTCAGCCGAATATCCAGAAACCGCTCAGTCCACTCAATATTGACCAACACCCTATCAATCTGACTACATGATCGTCCCCTAAACCATGTATACTTTCGATCCGTAAGAGACAAATCCAGCAATTGCATGTCATGCACCCAACTCTTAAACTCTTCTGCTGATGCCGGCAAACTAGCCCCCCCTTTTCGATCCTCCACATGTAAGATTTCATTAAAGTCCCCTAAAAAGCAGAATGGGACCTGACACAAACCTGCCACATAGCTTAGCTCTTCCCACACCACCTTCTTCGCCTCCCTCCCATGCGCCCCGTACACCAAACAAAAAGCACAGGGGAAGTTGGCCCTGGTTAACACGCCTTCCACACATAGCCAACGCTCACCTTTATATCTATTATGTACTTTAAACACTCCATCATCCCACATCAATAACAGTCCCCCAGCCGATCCTATAGACTCCACAAAGTCCCACCCAGCAGTACTAATTCCCCAAAGCCGTGCAACATCATATTTTGTAAGTATTTCCCTTTTTGTTTCAATTAATCCTAACATGTTCAAGTTGTATTTATTCTTCAAAGATTTCACCATGCTCAACTTTCCATCCCCCCTCAACCCCCTAATGTTCCAACAACTCACAATCATTTAAACAAGTTTTTACTCACCTTGTTCTTATTCTTTGGACGACTCCTTCTTGCCTTTTCTTTTTGCTTCGCCAGTCTCCGCTTCGCCGCTATTTCTTCATTTTGGGCTTGCAAGATCCCCATAATATCAACTTCGTCATCATACAAGACCGCACCCGATTCCACTGCCAGTGCCCAAGTTGCCTGATTTTCTTGTATCTGCTCAGCCTGTGACTTCTTGTATCCTTCCCCCTCTGTCTGACCCCTTGTTTCTGTTTCCTTCCCTGCCCCACCGTCAGGCATAGCCGGCATGTTCCCCGCCGCATTGCTGTTTACGTCCAAATTCCTCCCCTTCCCTGCCTCCCGTCCCAAGCTCATAGTGGCACCCCGTTTCCCATCAACCATGTCCGGACTGCCCCTTTCCTGGACTTCCTGCGGCTGCCGCTGTACTTCCCCTCCGGCGGACAACCCCCCATGCAACCCACTCCCACTCGCGCACTCTACTGCCTCCCCCGTAGTCAGACCAATGCCCTCCACCTCCTTCTGCAGTTCGTGGTTCATAGCCGCCACCGGAGACCAAGCTTTGGGCGTCGCTCCTCCCTTCCCGGCAGCCACCTCCTCGGAGTACCCAGGCCCTCCTCGTGCATCATCCCTAGGCGCCGTTGCACTCAACCCACGCGAAGACTGGCGTAACACCGGACCCCCTGACCCGCTCCCATCTCCAAGGGTGACCGGTCCAAACTCCCTTGAACCCATCCTCCAATTCGAGCCCAACTCAACCTCTAGCCCATTAACGAGCCCAGCCTCTTCCCTTCTCACCCAATACCCCTTGTACGTATCCCCCAATCCAATTCCACCTTTGGAAGCTGTTGGGCCAGCTGAATGGAAGCCCAATCCATGCCCCCACATCCCTCCCATCCTGGCTTCCCACTGGACCCACACGGTATACCCCACACGGTCTAACACATGCTACAGGTACCTCCCCTCTCCCAGGTCCACACACCTGCGAAACCGTTCTTTCCGACTCATCCTCAGTAAACCCCTCAACTCCTTTAACAAACTCATCCCCGTTGTCCTTGGTACTACTAACTGAATCTGGTACCTGACTCacctttttgaaattcaaataatCAACATTCAGATCATTCAAAATCACCTCTCTAATTACTATTCTGTCCTCCTCCGATTCATCCACCGTAGTATTTCCGGTGATCAGTGTCGCTGCCGGATCCCACTTCTCCACCGCCTTCTCCCGGACCTTGCCGGGGGCTTCTAACACTATATTCTCAGCCCGGACCCGGAGACCTCCTCCCTCGGTGTCCTCACCACCTCCCTGAGCGCCCACCTCCTTCACGAAGACTCCAAAGACATTATTCCCAACAGCAAGTTGCAACCATTCTcgaatttcatcaaacacatccgTCTCAACTAGCAGTCTCCCAGCTGTAAACGATGTACCTTTATCTGGCATCGCATCACACTGAAGCACTTCTCCCCATTGTTCTCCTATCTTTTTAAGCGTGTCCGGCGACCATGCATGTAGAGGGATTCCAGAGCACTCCAACCACACTCTGCTAGTGATGCAGCGTTCCGATTCCTCCCAACGCCCGATGCTGTTAAAATAGTTCAATAATGTGTCCATCTTGAATGTAAATGCTTCGCCAGCATGCTCTACTGTATCAAAGGTTATCAGAACTTTCGACGCTCCGATCTCTCGGACATCCACAATATGAGGCATATGTTTACACACCCTCTCCTTCATCGCCCCCAGGTTCAACGGTTTTAGAGTTTTTCCCACTAAGCTCCGCACCAACCAATCCAGATTGGAGTCTACTATTGGCACCTCAATCCTTTTCATATCGCCACCCCCCGTTCCAGTTTCCTTCTGGTCCCGCAGCAGCTGTTCCGCAACCACGTGGTCACTAGTATCACCATTCCCATAATGGGAGCCCCCTGTCTCTCCGATAGGCTTGCCTGAGAGCACCACTCTCCTCGGTTCTACCTTTGCCTGAGATGGTCTTCAAAACTTTGCTTCAACCACGTTGATTACTTTATCCCGTATTTTCCAACGGTTCATCTCTGCAATAGCCTTCATAGCACCACCTTTTGTCGTGTATCGAACAAAAGCAAAGATATAGACCATTCCACTCTTCCGTTTACGAGAAAGATATATGTCGTTAATTCGTCCCGTCCAACAAAACAAGTGATATAATTCTCTCCTTGAGATACTCTCAGGTAAATTATCCACGAACACCGAGAACGAATCATTTTCCAGTCGTTGGTATTCCTCACGATTCCATATCCTATGATCCTTCTCTTGCGGGTGAATGCCTCTGGTTCTGCCTCCCCTGCCATTTCCCCCTTTATCCCGTTCTCTCCCGTTCATCTTCATAAAGCTGAAAGATTGCTAAATGTTATCTTAGATTACACGGAAGggattccatttccacaaatatGTTTCTTCCCTCCTTCCTTTCTCAACCTACtccttcctttcccttttctttctcccTACTTTCCATTGTCCTTCCATTTCTGTGTTTAGTCACTATTTGAAGATATAGTTTTCAATAACTCTCTAGTGATTAATTTTCTCTTATTTGTGGTATAAATATCTCCTTTTATGAACGTTTTGTCTTTGGTTATACAAGTTCTCCAGATTTAAAATGAAGATGGTAAGAATGAAACTTTTTATTCATGGAAATTTTTACATACTAGCAAAGTGTTTAGATGTACTctttggaagaaaaaaaaattatttcattgTATTATAACACATCTATGTAGATTTGAAAACAAAAGAGATCATGTTTTATCTTTGT is from Arachis ipaensis cultivar K30076 chromosome B01, Araip1.1, whole genome shotgun sequence and encodes:
- the LOC107645598 gene encoding uncharacterized protein LOC107645598, whose translation is MVKSLKNKYNLNMLGLIETKREILTKYDVARLWGISTAGWDFVESIGSAGGLLLMWDDGVFKVHNRYKGERWLCVEGVLTRANFPCAFCLVYGAHGREAKKVVWEELSYVAGLCQVPFCFLGDFNEILHVEDRKGGASLPASAEEFKSWVHDMQLLDLSLTDRKYTWFRGRSCSQIDRVLVNIEWTERFLDIRLKGGPRGLSDHYPLILEGTRLGGGPRPFRSLDAWFTHEDFL